From Struthio camelus isolate bStrCam1 chromosome 21, bStrCam1.hap1, whole genome shotgun sequence, one genomic window encodes:
- the LOC138061832 gene encoding uncharacterized protein yields the protein MLVRSLMSFFSRILSVTRAAECFLAKSEWMRKVPSKTEGMHSVCLCSCKAAVELVLVALAHHHLATGNDARAFSYLLERAAAYLHVSSKYLAFLNLNKAEVLRNSGAKKGNVLGYFEEATFLSLKGELAEEVFSRCSRSPVFYPRVYHLKAYVLPALGNEEESLLCLKQGLQVCEDSGNLLEKTWLEMSSESGSCVPWSCFLGQGSACRSRRKVKKPSLGDRIPAQGDVPVPAKSRQAGQQRLCIELPGFLSVGGLTCPDPVPAQWDCG from the exons ATGCTGGTGCGTTCTTTGATGTCCTTTTTCTCCAGGATCTTGTCTGTGACTAGAGCGGCAGAGTGTTTTCTGGCTAAGAGCGAATGGATGCGTAAGGTGCCCAGCAAGACCGAAGGGAtgcacagtgtgtgtttgtgcagctgcaaGGCCGCTGTGGAACTGGTGCTTGTGGCCCTGGCTCACCACCACCTGGCAACGGGCAATGATGCCAGAGCCTTTTCCTATCTGCTGGAGcgtgcggctgcctacttgcacgtctccagcAAGTACCTG gccttcctgaacctgaacaaagcagaggtgctgaggaactcaggggctaagaaaggcaatgtgcttgggtactttgaagaagccaccttcctgagcctcaaaGGGGAG cttgcagaagaagtTTTCTCTCGGTGCTCtagaagccccgtcttctaccccagagtctACCACCTGAAAGCCTACGTTCTCCCAGCGCTGGGTAATGAAGAGGAGAGCCTGCTGTGCCTCAAGCAGGGCCTCCAAGTCTGTGAAGActctggcaacctcctggagaagacttggctggagatgagcagtgAAAGTGGGTCGTGTGTGCCTTGGAGTTGCTTCCTGGGCCAAGGTTCAGCATGCCGTAGCAGAAG aaaagtCAAGAAGCCCTCGCTGGGAGACCGCATTCCTGCTCAGGGGGACGTCCCGGTGCCAGCCAAGTCAAgacaagcaggacagcagagactTTGCATAGAGCTCCCTGGGTTTCTTTCTGTGGGTGGACTGACTTGCCCtgatcctgtgcctgctcagtGGGACTGCGGATAG